The following are encoded in a window of Rosa chinensis cultivar Old Blush chromosome 4, RchiOBHm-V2, whole genome shotgun sequence genomic DNA:
- the LOC112200468 gene encoding uncharacterized protein LOC112200468 isoform X4 — protein sequence MVLIRAHISGGISSLASAYIVIAKRSQGPKFLHQLRTSALPPNHLRASAEKVSRIVKPLDKPTTPACLLRSSTEKVSKSSRTPSPPSSPHVMRSSPLSPSPPHMRRVLSTSNQHTSTPSAHEEIAESSQVAHPPTLEENIGTAQKKRRGETRGLGTAKKKCCSNPIEIDIPEHVKRAVGANCQSYITEIGCIVRQNAPLQVKHWSGISKDDVALMVRLVHEKFKLENEPHVNEAIEADMKRRYSTWRYNLHKTFLQYESVEEALENRPENVGEDDWNFLINWWHDDQWLELSGNNKKNRDKLTITHCAGTKAFSRIRYENQNPETGEELSRIDMFKLTRFRENKKTWVGDVAEHAYEATRRADEAERRSTQLAEELEAMKASAAQQNEELEAVKASAAQQNEQLEAVKAKQNETDALLKKLLEQFSSRK from the exons AT GGTGTTGATCCGAGCTCATATAAGTGGTGGCATTTCTTCTTTAGCGT CTGCTTATATCGTTATCGCCAAGAGATCACAAGGTCCTAAATTTTTGCATCAATTGCGAACATCAGCACTTCCACCAAACCACTTGCGAGCATCTGCTGAAAAGGTTTCTAGGATTGTAAAGCCTTTGGATAAACCTACAACACCTGCATGTCTATTGCGATCTTCAACTGAAAAGGTTTCTAAG TCATCAAGgactccatctcctccttcttctccaCATGTTATGAGATCGTCTCCACTTTCCCCTTCACCTCCACATATGCGCAGAGTCTTATCAACCTCTAATCAGCACACATCAACTCCAAGTGCGCATGAAGAGATAGCTGAATCTTCTCAAGTTGCTCATCCTCCTACCTTAGAAGAGAACATTGGTA CAGCCCAGAAGAAACGACGTGGTGAGACTCGAGGTCTTGGGACAGCCAAGAAGAAATGTTGTAGTAATCCAATAGAGATTGATATTCCAGAGCATGTAAAACGAGCCGTAGGAGCGAATTGCCAGTCTTACATCACAGAGATAGGCTGCATTGTTAGGCAAAATGCTCCATTACAAGTTAAGCATTGGAGTGGAATTAGCAAGGATGATGTTGCTTTGATGGTTCGTCTTGTCCAT GAGAAATTCAAATTGGAGAATGAACCACACGTGAATGAGGCTATTGAGGCAGACATGAAAAGAAGATATAGCACTTGGCGATACAATTTGCATAAGACATTTTTGCAATATGAATCAGTGGAGGAGGCACTTGAGAATAGACCTGAAAATGTGGGAGAAGATGACTGGAATTTTCTCATCAATTGGTGGCACGATGATCAGTGGCTG GAATTGAGCggaaataataagaaaaatagagataAGCTAACAATAACTCATTGTGCTGGGACAAAAGCATTCAGTCGCATTAGATATGAAAAT CAAAATCCTGAGACTGGAGAGGAGCTGAGCCGCATTGATATGTTCAAGCTGACAAGATTTAgggaaaacaagaaaacatggGTCGGGGATGTCGCGGAACATGCTTAT GAGGCTACACGGAGGGCAGATGAGGCAGAAAGAAGATCTACCCAACTTGCAGAGGAGTTGGAGGCAATGAAGGCTAGTGCAGCTCAACAAAATGAAGAATTAGAGGCAGTGAAGGCTAGTGCAGCTCAACAAAATGAACAGTTAGAAGCAGTTAAAGCAAAGCAGAATGAGACGGACGCTCTTTTGAAAAAATTGCTGGAACAATTTTCCTCTAGGAAATAA
- the LOC112200468 gene encoding uncharacterized protein LOC112200468 isoform X5 → MVLIRAHISGGISSLASAYIVIAKRSQGPKFLHQLRTSALPPNHLRASAEKVSRIVKPLDKPTTPACLLRSSTEKSSRTPSPPSSPHVMRSSPLSPSPPHMRRVLSTSNQHTSTPSAHEEIAESSQVAHPPTLEENIGTAQKKRRGETRGLGTAKKKCCSNPIEIDIPEHVKRAVGANCQSYITEIGCIVRQNAPLQVKHWSGISKDDVALMVRLVHEKFKLENEPHVNEAIEADMKRRYSTWRYNLHKTFLQYESVEEALENRPENVGEDDWNFLINWWHDDQWLELSGNNKKNRDKLTITHCAGTKAFSRIRYENQNPETGEELSRIDMFKLTRFRENKKTWVGDVAEHAYEATRRADEAERRSTQLAEELEAMKASAAQQNEELEAVKASAAQQNEQLEAVKAKQNETDALLKKLLEQFSSRK, encoded by the exons AT GGTGTTGATCCGAGCTCATATAAGTGGTGGCATTTCTTCTTTAGCGT CTGCTTATATCGTTATCGCCAAGAGATCACAAGGTCCTAAATTTTTGCATCAATTGCGAACATCAGCACTTCCACCAAACCACTTGCGAGCATCTGCTGAAAAGGTTTCTAGGATTGTAAAGCCTTTGGATAAACCTACAACACCTGCATGTCTATTGCGATCTTCAACTGAAAAG TCATCAAGgactccatctcctccttcttctccaCATGTTATGAGATCGTCTCCACTTTCCCCTTCACCTCCACATATGCGCAGAGTCTTATCAACCTCTAATCAGCACACATCAACTCCAAGTGCGCATGAAGAGATAGCTGAATCTTCTCAAGTTGCTCATCCTCCTACCTTAGAAGAGAACATTGGTA CAGCCCAGAAGAAACGACGTGGTGAGACTCGAGGTCTTGGGACAGCCAAGAAGAAATGTTGTAGTAATCCAATAGAGATTGATATTCCAGAGCATGTAAAACGAGCCGTAGGAGCGAATTGCCAGTCTTACATCACAGAGATAGGCTGCATTGTTAGGCAAAATGCTCCATTACAAGTTAAGCATTGGAGTGGAATTAGCAAGGATGATGTTGCTTTGATGGTTCGTCTTGTCCAT GAGAAATTCAAATTGGAGAATGAACCACACGTGAATGAGGCTATTGAGGCAGACATGAAAAGAAGATATAGCACTTGGCGATACAATTTGCATAAGACATTTTTGCAATATGAATCAGTGGAGGAGGCACTTGAGAATAGACCTGAAAATGTGGGAGAAGATGACTGGAATTTTCTCATCAATTGGTGGCACGATGATCAGTGGCTG GAATTGAGCggaaataataagaaaaatagagataAGCTAACAATAACTCATTGTGCTGGGACAAAAGCATTCAGTCGCATTAGATATGAAAAT CAAAATCCTGAGACTGGAGAGGAGCTGAGCCGCATTGATATGTTCAAGCTGACAAGATTTAgggaaaacaagaaaacatggGTCGGGGATGTCGCGGAACATGCTTAT GAGGCTACACGGAGGGCAGATGAGGCAGAAAGAAGATCTACCCAACTTGCAGAGGAGTTGGAGGCAATGAAGGCTAGTGCAGCTCAACAAAATGAAGAATTAGAGGCAGTGAAGGCTAGTGCAGCTCAACAAAATGAACAGTTAGAAGCAGTTAAAGCAAAGCAGAATGAGACGGACGCTCTTTTGAAAAAATTGCTGGAACAATTTTCCTCTAGGAAATAA
- the LOC112200468 gene encoding uncharacterized protein LOC112200468 isoform X6, protein MVLIRAHISGGISSLASAYIVIAKRSQGPKFLHQLRTSALPPNHLRASAEKVSRIVKPLDKPTTPACLLRSSTEKVSKVIKPLVKPTTLSSPLRLSPRKHSKTQPSTNKLTHPRRPAMQSSRTPSPPSSPHVMRSSPLSPSPPHMRRVLSTSNQHTSTPSAHEEIAESSQVAHPPTLEENIGTAQKKRRGETRGLGTAKKKCCSNPIEIDIPEHVKRAVGANCQSYITEIGCIVRQNAPLQVKHWSGISKDDVALMVRLVHEKFKLENEPHVNEAIEADMKRRYSTWRYNLHKTFLQYESVEEALENRPENVGEDDWNFLINWWHDDQWLELSGNNKKNRDKLTITHCAGTKAFSRIRYENQNPETGEELSRIDMFKLTRFRENKKTWVGDVAEHAYGEMTKLKNPEQT, encoded by the exons AT GGTGTTGATCCGAGCTCATATAAGTGGTGGCATTTCTTCTTTAGCGT CTGCTTATATCGTTATCGCCAAGAGATCACAAGGTCCTAAATTTTTGCATCAATTGCGAACATCAGCACTTCCACCAAACCACTTGCGAGCATCTGCTGAAAAGGTTTCTAGGATTGTAAAGCCTTTGGATAAACCTACAACACCTGCATGTCTATTGCGATCTTCAACTGAAAAGGTTTCTAAGGTTATAAAGCCTTTAGTTAAACCTACAACACTTTCAAGCCCATTGCGGTTATCTCCTAGAAAGCATTCAAAGACACAGCCTTCCACAAATAAATTAACACATCCTCGTCGACCTGCTATGCAGTCATCAAGgactccatctcctccttcttctccaCATGTTATGAGATCGTCTCCACTTTCCCCTTCACCTCCACATATGCGCAGAGTCTTATCAACCTCTAATCAGCACACATCAACTCCAAGTGCGCATGAAGAGATAGCTGAATCTTCTCAAGTTGCTCATCCTCCTACCTTAGAAGAGAACATTGGTA CAGCCCAGAAGAAACGACGTGGTGAGACTCGAGGTCTTGGGACAGCCAAGAAGAAATGTTGTAGTAATCCAATAGAGATTGATATTCCAGAGCATGTAAAACGAGCCGTAGGAGCGAATTGCCAGTCTTACATCACAGAGATAGGCTGCATTGTTAGGCAAAATGCTCCATTACAAGTTAAGCATTGGAGTGGAATTAGCAAGGATGATGTTGCTTTGATGGTTCGTCTTGTCCAT GAGAAATTCAAATTGGAGAATGAACCACACGTGAATGAGGCTATTGAGGCAGACATGAAAAGAAGATATAGCACTTGGCGATACAATTTGCATAAGACATTTTTGCAATATGAATCAGTGGAGGAGGCACTTGAGAATAGACCTGAAAATGTGGGAGAAGATGACTGGAATTTTCTCATCAATTGGTGGCACGATGATCAGTGGCTG GAATTGAGCggaaataataagaaaaatagagataAGCTAACAATAACTCATTGTGCTGGGACAAAAGCATTCAGTCGCATTAGATATGAAAAT CAAAATCCTGAGACTGGAGAGGAGCTGAGCCGCATTGATATGTTCAAGCTGACAAGATTTAgggaaaacaagaaaacatggGTCGGGGATGTCGCGGAACATGCTTAT GGTGAGATGACAAAACTGAAAAATCCTGAGCAAACATGA
- the LOC112200468 gene encoding uncharacterized protein LOC112200468 isoform X7, whose amino-acid sequence MVLIRAHISGGISSLASAYIVIAKRSQGPKFLHQLRTSALPPNHLRASAEKVSRIVKPLDKPTTPACLLRSSTEKVSKVIKPLVKPTTLSSPLRLSPRKHSKTQPSTNKLTHPRRPAMQSSRTPSPPSSPHVMRSSPLSPSPPHMRRVLSTSNQHTSTPSAHEEIAESSQVAHPPTLEENIGTAQKKRRGETRGLGTAKKKCCSNPIEIDIPEHVKRAVGANCQSYITEIGCIVRQNAPLQVKHWSGISKDDVALMVRLVHEKFKLENEPHVNEAIEADMKRRYSTWRYNLHKTFLQYESVEEALENRPENVGEDDWNFLINWWHDDQWLELSGNNKKNRDKLTITHCAGTKAFSRIRYENQNPETGEELSRIDMFKLTRFRENKKTWVGDVAEHAYLN is encoded by the exons AT GGTGTTGATCCGAGCTCATATAAGTGGTGGCATTTCTTCTTTAGCGT CTGCTTATATCGTTATCGCCAAGAGATCACAAGGTCCTAAATTTTTGCATCAATTGCGAACATCAGCACTTCCACCAAACCACTTGCGAGCATCTGCTGAAAAGGTTTCTAGGATTGTAAAGCCTTTGGATAAACCTACAACACCTGCATGTCTATTGCGATCTTCAACTGAAAAGGTTTCTAAGGTTATAAAGCCTTTAGTTAAACCTACAACACTTTCAAGCCCATTGCGGTTATCTCCTAGAAAGCATTCAAAGACACAGCCTTCCACAAATAAATTAACACATCCTCGTCGACCTGCTATGCAGTCATCAAGgactccatctcctccttcttctccaCATGTTATGAGATCGTCTCCACTTTCCCCTTCACCTCCACATATGCGCAGAGTCTTATCAACCTCTAATCAGCACACATCAACTCCAAGTGCGCATGAAGAGATAGCTGAATCTTCTCAAGTTGCTCATCCTCCTACCTTAGAAGAGAACATTGGTA CAGCCCAGAAGAAACGACGTGGTGAGACTCGAGGTCTTGGGACAGCCAAGAAGAAATGTTGTAGTAATCCAATAGAGATTGATATTCCAGAGCATGTAAAACGAGCCGTAGGAGCGAATTGCCAGTCTTACATCACAGAGATAGGCTGCATTGTTAGGCAAAATGCTCCATTACAAGTTAAGCATTGGAGTGGAATTAGCAAGGATGATGTTGCTTTGATGGTTCGTCTTGTCCAT GAGAAATTCAAATTGGAGAATGAACCACACGTGAATGAGGCTATTGAGGCAGACATGAAAAGAAGATATAGCACTTGGCGATACAATTTGCATAAGACATTTTTGCAATATGAATCAGTGGAGGAGGCACTTGAGAATAGACCTGAAAATGTGGGAGAAGATGACTGGAATTTTCTCATCAATTGGTGGCACGATGATCAGTGGCTG GAATTGAGCggaaataataagaaaaatagagataAGCTAACAATAACTCATTGTGCTGGGACAAAAGCATTCAGTCGCATTAGATATGAAAAT CAAAATCCTGAGACTGGAGAGGAGCTGAGCCGCATTGATATGTTCAAGCTGACAAGATTTAgggaaaacaagaaaacatggGTCGGGGATGTCGCGGAACATGCTTAT CTTAATTGA
- the LOC112200468 gene encoding uncharacterized protein LOC112200468 isoform X1, protein MVLIRAHISGGISSLASAYIVIAKRSQGPKFLHQLRTSALPPNHLRASAEKVSRIVKPLDKPTTPACLLRSSTEKVSKVIKPLVKPTTLSSPLRLSPRKHSKTQPSTNKLTHPRRPAMQSSRTPSPPSSPHVMRSSPLSPSPPHMRRVLSTSNQHTSTPSAHEEIAESSQVAHPPTLEENIGTAQKKRRGETRGLGTAKKKCCSNPIEIDIPEHVKRAVGANCQSYITEIGCIVRQNAPLQVKHWSGISKDDVALMVRLVHEKFKLENEPHVNEAIEADMKRRYSTWRYNLHKTFLQYESVEEALENRPENVGEDDWNFLINWWHDDQWLELSGNNKKNRDKLTITHCAGTKAFSRIRYENQNPETGEELSRIDMFKLTRFRENKKTWVGDVAEHAYEATRRADEAERRSTQLAEELEAMKASAAQQNEELEAVKASAAQQNEQLEAVKAKQNETDALLKKLLEQFSSRK, encoded by the exons AT GGTGTTGATCCGAGCTCATATAAGTGGTGGCATTTCTTCTTTAGCGT CTGCTTATATCGTTATCGCCAAGAGATCACAAGGTCCTAAATTTTTGCATCAATTGCGAACATCAGCACTTCCACCAAACCACTTGCGAGCATCTGCTGAAAAGGTTTCTAGGATTGTAAAGCCTTTGGATAAACCTACAACACCTGCATGTCTATTGCGATCTTCAACTGAAAAGGTTTCTAAGGTTATAAAGCCTTTAGTTAAACCTACAACACTTTCAAGCCCATTGCGGTTATCTCCTAGAAAGCATTCAAAGACACAGCCTTCCACAAATAAATTAACACATCCTCGTCGACCTGCTATGCAGTCATCAAGgactccatctcctccttcttctccaCATGTTATGAGATCGTCTCCACTTTCCCCTTCACCTCCACATATGCGCAGAGTCTTATCAACCTCTAATCAGCACACATCAACTCCAAGTGCGCATGAAGAGATAGCTGAATCTTCTCAAGTTGCTCATCCTCCTACCTTAGAAGAGAACATTGGTA CAGCCCAGAAGAAACGACGTGGTGAGACTCGAGGTCTTGGGACAGCCAAGAAGAAATGTTGTAGTAATCCAATAGAGATTGATATTCCAGAGCATGTAAAACGAGCCGTAGGAGCGAATTGCCAGTCTTACATCACAGAGATAGGCTGCATTGTTAGGCAAAATGCTCCATTACAAGTTAAGCATTGGAGTGGAATTAGCAAGGATGATGTTGCTTTGATGGTTCGTCTTGTCCAT GAGAAATTCAAATTGGAGAATGAACCACACGTGAATGAGGCTATTGAGGCAGACATGAAAAGAAGATATAGCACTTGGCGATACAATTTGCATAAGACATTTTTGCAATATGAATCAGTGGAGGAGGCACTTGAGAATAGACCTGAAAATGTGGGAGAAGATGACTGGAATTTTCTCATCAATTGGTGGCACGATGATCAGTGGCTG GAATTGAGCggaaataataagaaaaatagagataAGCTAACAATAACTCATTGTGCTGGGACAAAAGCATTCAGTCGCATTAGATATGAAAAT CAAAATCCTGAGACTGGAGAGGAGCTGAGCCGCATTGATATGTTCAAGCTGACAAGATTTAgggaaaacaagaaaacatggGTCGGGGATGTCGCGGAACATGCTTAT GAGGCTACACGGAGGGCAGATGAGGCAGAAAGAAGATCTACCCAACTTGCAGAGGAGTTGGAGGCAATGAAGGCTAGTGCAGCTCAACAAAATGAAGAATTAGAGGCAGTGAAGGCTAGTGCAGCTCAACAAAATGAACAGTTAGAAGCAGTTAAAGCAAAGCAGAATGAGACGGACGCTCTTTTGAAAAAATTGCTGGAACAATTTTCCTCTAGGAAATAA
- the LOC112200468 gene encoding uncharacterized protein LOC112200468 isoform X2, protein MVLIRAHISGGISSLASAYIVIAKRSQGPKFLHQLRTSALPPNHLRASAEKVSRIVKPLDKPTTPACLLRSSTEKVSKVIKPLVKPTTLSSPLRLSPRKHSKTQPSTNKLTHPRRPAMQSSRTPSPPSSPHVMRSSPLSPSPPHMRRVLSTSNQHTSTPSAHEEIAESSQVAHPPTLEENIAAQKKRRGETRGLGTAKKKCCSNPIEIDIPEHVKRAVGANCQSYITEIGCIVRQNAPLQVKHWSGISKDDVALMVRLVHEKFKLENEPHVNEAIEADMKRRYSTWRYNLHKTFLQYESVEEALENRPENVGEDDWNFLINWWHDDQWLELSGNNKKNRDKLTITHCAGTKAFSRIRYENQNPETGEELSRIDMFKLTRFRENKKTWVGDVAEHAYEATRRADEAERRSTQLAEELEAMKASAAQQNEELEAVKASAAQQNEQLEAVKAKQNETDALLKKLLEQFSSRK, encoded by the exons AT GGTGTTGATCCGAGCTCATATAAGTGGTGGCATTTCTTCTTTAGCGT CTGCTTATATCGTTATCGCCAAGAGATCACAAGGTCCTAAATTTTTGCATCAATTGCGAACATCAGCACTTCCACCAAACCACTTGCGAGCATCTGCTGAAAAGGTTTCTAGGATTGTAAAGCCTTTGGATAAACCTACAACACCTGCATGTCTATTGCGATCTTCAACTGAAAAGGTTTCTAAGGTTATAAAGCCTTTAGTTAAACCTACAACACTTTCAAGCCCATTGCGGTTATCTCCTAGAAAGCATTCAAAGACACAGCCTTCCACAAATAAATTAACACATCCTCGTCGACCTGCTATGCAGTCATCAAGgactccatctcctccttcttctccaCATGTTATGAGATCGTCTCCACTTTCCCCTTCACCTCCACATATGCGCAGAGTCTTATCAACCTCTAATCAGCACACATCAACTCCAAGTGCGCATGAAGAGATAGCTGAATCTTCTCAAGTTGCTCATCCTCCTACCTTAGAAGAGAACATTG CAGCCCAGAAGAAACGACGTGGTGAGACTCGAGGTCTTGGGACAGCCAAGAAGAAATGTTGTAGTAATCCAATAGAGATTGATATTCCAGAGCATGTAAAACGAGCCGTAGGAGCGAATTGCCAGTCTTACATCACAGAGATAGGCTGCATTGTTAGGCAAAATGCTCCATTACAAGTTAAGCATTGGAGTGGAATTAGCAAGGATGATGTTGCTTTGATGGTTCGTCTTGTCCAT GAGAAATTCAAATTGGAGAATGAACCACACGTGAATGAGGCTATTGAGGCAGACATGAAAAGAAGATATAGCACTTGGCGATACAATTTGCATAAGACATTTTTGCAATATGAATCAGTGGAGGAGGCACTTGAGAATAGACCTGAAAATGTGGGAGAAGATGACTGGAATTTTCTCATCAATTGGTGGCACGATGATCAGTGGCTG GAATTGAGCggaaataataagaaaaatagagataAGCTAACAATAACTCATTGTGCTGGGACAAAAGCATTCAGTCGCATTAGATATGAAAAT CAAAATCCTGAGACTGGAGAGGAGCTGAGCCGCATTGATATGTTCAAGCTGACAAGATTTAgggaaaacaagaaaacatggGTCGGGGATGTCGCGGAACATGCTTAT GAGGCTACACGGAGGGCAGATGAGGCAGAAAGAAGATCTACCCAACTTGCAGAGGAGTTGGAGGCAATGAAGGCTAGTGCAGCTCAACAAAATGAAGAATTAGAGGCAGTGAAGGCTAGTGCAGCTCAACAAAATGAACAGTTAGAAGCAGTTAAAGCAAAGCAGAATGAGACGGACGCTCTTTTGAAAAAATTGCTGGAACAATTTTCCTCTAGGAAATAA
- the LOC112200468 gene encoding uncharacterized protein LOC112200468 isoform X3 produces the protein MVLIRAHISGGISSLASAYIVIAKRSQGPKFLHQLRTSALPPNHLRASAEKVSRIVKPLDKPTTPACLLRSSTEKVSKVIKPLVKPTTLSSPLRLSPRKHSKTQPSTNKLTHPRRPAMQSSRTPSPPSSPHVMRSSPLSPSPPHMRRVLSTSNQHTSTPSAHEEIAESSQVAHPPTLEENIAQKKRRGETRGLGTAKKKCCSNPIEIDIPEHVKRAVGANCQSYITEIGCIVRQNAPLQVKHWSGISKDDVALMVRLVHEKFKLENEPHVNEAIEADMKRRYSTWRYNLHKTFLQYESVEEALENRPENVGEDDWNFLINWWHDDQWLELSGNNKKNRDKLTITHCAGTKAFSRIRYENQNPETGEELSRIDMFKLTRFRENKKTWVGDVAEHAYEATRRADEAERRSTQLAEELEAMKASAAQQNEELEAVKASAAQQNEQLEAVKAKQNETDALLKKLLEQFSSRK, from the exons AT GGTGTTGATCCGAGCTCATATAAGTGGTGGCATTTCTTCTTTAGCGT CTGCTTATATCGTTATCGCCAAGAGATCACAAGGTCCTAAATTTTTGCATCAATTGCGAACATCAGCACTTCCACCAAACCACTTGCGAGCATCTGCTGAAAAGGTTTCTAGGATTGTAAAGCCTTTGGATAAACCTACAACACCTGCATGTCTATTGCGATCTTCAACTGAAAAGGTTTCTAAGGTTATAAAGCCTTTAGTTAAACCTACAACACTTTCAAGCCCATTGCGGTTATCTCCTAGAAAGCATTCAAAGACACAGCCTTCCACAAATAAATTAACACATCCTCGTCGACCTGCTATGCAGTCATCAAGgactccatctcctccttcttctccaCATGTTATGAGATCGTCTCCACTTTCCCCTTCACCTCCACATATGCGCAGAGTCTTATCAACCTCTAATCAGCACACATCAACTCCAAGTGCGCATGAAGAGATAGCTGAATCTTCTCAAGTTGCTCATCCTCCTACCTTAGAAGAGAACATTG CCCAGAAGAAACGACGTGGTGAGACTCGAGGTCTTGGGACAGCCAAGAAGAAATGTTGTAGTAATCCAATAGAGATTGATATTCCAGAGCATGTAAAACGAGCCGTAGGAGCGAATTGCCAGTCTTACATCACAGAGATAGGCTGCATTGTTAGGCAAAATGCTCCATTACAAGTTAAGCATTGGAGTGGAATTAGCAAGGATGATGTTGCTTTGATGGTTCGTCTTGTCCAT GAGAAATTCAAATTGGAGAATGAACCACACGTGAATGAGGCTATTGAGGCAGACATGAAAAGAAGATATAGCACTTGGCGATACAATTTGCATAAGACATTTTTGCAATATGAATCAGTGGAGGAGGCACTTGAGAATAGACCTGAAAATGTGGGAGAAGATGACTGGAATTTTCTCATCAATTGGTGGCACGATGATCAGTGGCTG GAATTGAGCggaaataataagaaaaatagagataAGCTAACAATAACTCATTGTGCTGGGACAAAAGCATTCAGTCGCATTAGATATGAAAAT CAAAATCCTGAGACTGGAGAGGAGCTGAGCCGCATTGATATGTTCAAGCTGACAAGATTTAgggaaaacaagaaaacatggGTCGGGGATGTCGCGGAACATGCTTAT GAGGCTACACGGAGGGCAGATGAGGCAGAAAGAAGATCTACCCAACTTGCAGAGGAGTTGGAGGCAATGAAGGCTAGTGCAGCTCAACAAAATGAAGAATTAGAGGCAGTGAAGGCTAGTGCAGCTCAACAAAATGAACAGTTAGAAGCAGTTAAAGCAAAGCAGAATGAGACGGACGCTCTTTTGAAAAAATTGCTGGAACAATTTTCCTCTAGGAAATAA
- the LOC112200468 gene encoding uncharacterized protein LOC112200468 isoform X8, with translation MVLIRAHISGGISSLASQKKRRGETRGLGTAKKKCCSNPIEIDIPEHVKRAVGANCQSYITEIGCIVRQNAPLQVKHWSGISKDDVALMVRLVHEKFKLENEPHVNEAIEADMKRRYSTWRYNLHKTFLQYESVEEALENRPENVGEDDWNFLINWWHDDQWLELSGNNKKNRDKLTITHCAGTKAFSRIRYENQNPETGEELSRIDMFKLTRFRENKKTWVGDVAEHAYEATRRADEAERRSTQLAEELEAMKASAAQQNEELEAVKASAAQQNEQLEAVKAKQNETDALLKKLLEQFSSRK, from the exons AT GGTGTTGATCCGAGCTCATATAAGTGGTGGCATTTCTTCTTTAGCGT CCCAGAAGAAACGACGTGGTGAGACTCGAGGTCTTGGGACAGCCAAGAAGAAATGTTGTAGTAATCCAATAGAGATTGATATTCCAGAGCATGTAAAACGAGCCGTAGGAGCGAATTGCCAGTCTTACATCACAGAGATAGGCTGCATTGTTAGGCAAAATGCTCCATTACAAGTTAAGCATTGGAGTGGAATTAGCAAGGATGATGTTGCTTTGATGGTTCGTCTTGTCCAT GAGAAATTCAAATTGGAGAATGAACCACACGTGAATGAGGCTATTGAGGCAGACATGAAAAGAAGATATAGCACTTGGCGATACAATTTGCATAAGACATTTTTGCAATATGAATCAGTGGAGGAGGCACTTGAGAATAGACCTGAAAATGTGGGAGAAGATGACTGGAATTTTCTCATCAATTGGTGGCACGATGATCAGTGGCTG GAATTGAGCggaaataataagaaaaatagagataAGCTAACAATAACTCATTGTGCTGGGACAAAAGCATTCAGTCGCATTAGATATGAAAAT CAAAATCCTGAGACTGGAGAGGAGCTGAGCCGCATTGATATGTTCAAGCTGACAAGATTTAgggaaaacaagaaaacatggGTCGGGGATGTCGCGGAACATGCTTAT GAGGCTACACGGAGGGCAGATGAGGCAGAAAGAAGATCTACCCAACTTGCAGAGGAGTTGGAGGCAATGAAGGCTAGTGCAGCTCAACAAAATGAAGAATTAGAGGCAGTGAAGGCTAGTGCAGCTCAACAAAATGAACAGTTAGAAGCAGTTAAAGCAAAGCAGAATGAGACGGACGCTCTTTTGAAAAAATTGCTGGAACAATTTTCCTCTAGGAAATAA